A single Mixta calida DNA region contains:
- the mlaF gene encoding phospholipid ABC transporter ATP-binding protein MlaF: MHQPSTNLVEVHGVSFSRGNRTIFDNISLTVPKGKVTAIMGPSGIGKTTLLRLIGGQLQPDAGEIWFDGENIPALSRSRLYETRKRMSMLFQSGALFTDLNVYENVAWPLREHTRLPPPLLHSTVMMKLEAVGLRGAAKLMPSELSGGMARRAALARAIALEPDLIMFDEPFVGQDPITMGVLVKLIDELNHSLGMTCIVVSHDVPEVLSIADYAYIVAGQKIIAQGTTKALQENPDARVRQFIDGIADGPVPFRYPAGDYFADLTGSGSQ; the protein is encoded by the coding sequence ATGCACCAGCCATCTACGAATCTGGTTGAGGTCCACGGCGTGAGTTTCTCGCGTGGCAACCGCACCATTTTCGACAATATCTCGTTAACGGTGCCAAAAGGAAAAGTCACCGCCATCATGGGGCCTTCCGGCATCGGCAAAACAACCCTGCTGCGTCTTATTGGCGGGCAGTTGCAGCCGGATGCCGGAGAAATCTGGTTCGACGGCGAGAATATTCCCGCGCTTTCGCGCTCACGGCTGTATGAAACGCGCAAGCGCATGAGCATGCTTTTTCAGTCCGGCGCGCTGTTTACCGATTTGAATGTATATGAAAATGTCGCCTGGCCGCTGCGTGAGCACACTCGCCTGCCGCCGCCGCTATTGCATAGCACGGTGATGATGAAGCTGGAGGCGGTCGGACTGCGCGGCGCGGCGAAGCTGATGCCTTCAGAACTGTCGGGCGGCATGGCCAGACGCGCCGCGCTGGCGCGCGCTATTGCGCTGGAGCCTGACCTGATTATGTTCGACGAACCTTTTGTCGGGCAGGACCCGATTACCATGGGCGTGCTGGTAAAGCTGATTGATGAGCTTAACCATTCGCTGGGCATGACCTGCATCGTGGTTTCGCATGATGTGCCGGAGGTCTTGAGCATTGCCGATTACGCCTATATTGTTGCCGGACAAAAAATTATTGCCCAGGGAACGACGAAGGCGCTGCAGGAAAATCCCGATGCGCGCGTGCGTCAGTTCATCGACGGCATTGCTGACGGGCCGGTGCCTTTCCGCTATCCGGCCGGCGATTATTTTGCCGATCTTACCGGCTCAGGGAGTCAATAA
- the mlaE gene encoding lipid asymmetry maintenance ABC transporter permease subunit MlaE — translation MFLHALASLGRQGIRTCASFGRAGLMLFHALAGKPEFRKHAPLLIKQLYSVGVMSLLIILVSGLFIGMVLGLQGYLVLTTYSAETSLGMLVALSLLRELGPVVTALLFAGRAGSALTAEIGLMKATEQLSSMEMMAVDPLRRVISPRFWAGFISMPLLAMIFTAVGIWGGALVGVSWKGIDPGFFWSAMQNAVDFRTDVLNCLIKSAVFAITVTWIALFNGYDAIPTSEGISRATTRTVVHASLAVLGLDFVLTALMFGN, via the coding sequence ATGTTCTTACATGCTCTGGCGTCATTAGGACGCCAAGGGATCCGCACCTGCGCTTCTTTTGGCCGCGCCGGCCTGATGTTGTTCCATGCATTGGCGGGCAAACCTGAGTTTCGCAAGCATGCTCCGCTGTTAATCAAACAGCTTTACAGCGTCGGCGTGATGTCACTGCTGATCATTCTTGTTTCCGGCTTGTTTATCGGCATGGTGCTGGGCCTGCAGGGATATCTGGTTCTGACGACTTACAGCGCCGAAACCAGCCTCGGCATGCTGGTGGCGCTTTCGCTGCTGCGCGAGCTGGGGCCGGTCGTCACTGCGCTGCTGTTTGCCGGACGCGCGGGATCGGCGCTGACGGCGGAAATCGGTTTGATGAAAGCCACGGAGCAGCTTTCCAGCATGGAGATGATGGCGGTCGATCCGCTGCGTCGGGTGATCTCGCCGCGTTTCTGGGCGGGCTTTATCAGCATGCCGCTGTTGGCGATGATTTTCACCGCCGTCGGCATCTGGGGCGGCGCTCTGGTCGGCGTCAGCTGGAAGGGCATCGACCCCGGTTTCTTCTGGTCGGCGATGCAGAATGCGGTGGATTTCCGTACCGATGTACTTAACTGTTTGATTAAAAGCGCAGTATTCGCCATAACGGTGACCTGGATCGCCCTGTTTAACGGCTACGACGCTATCCCGACTTCTGAAGGGATTAGCCGGGCTACGACGCGCACCGTCGTACACGCGTCGCTGGCGGTACTCGGTTTAGATTTTGTGCTGACGGCACTGATGTTTGGGAATTAA